From Pseudomonas hefeiensis, one genomic window encodes:
- a CDS encoding Gfo/Idh/MocA family protein, producing the protein MSLKLGVIGTGAIGQDHIRRCSQTLLNSQVVAVTDINLTQAAKVVADLKLTAEVYPDGHALISAPDVEAILVTSWGPSHEEFVLAAITAGKPVFCEKPLAVTAEGCRKIVEAEVAHGKRLVQVGFMRPYDEGYRALKAVIDSGQIGEPLMLHCAHRNPSVGENYKTDMAITDTLIHELDVLRWLLADDYVSVQVVFPRKTSKALAHLRDPQIVLLETARGTRIDVEVFVNCQYGYDIQCEVVGETGIAKLPEPSQVQLRSGAKLSNAILMDWKDRFIAAYDVELQAFIDGVRAGQVGGPSAWDGFAAAVAADACVEAQQSGQIVKVELPERPRFYG; encoded by the coding sequence ATGTCTTTGAAGCTGGGCGTTATCGGCACCGGGGCCATCGGCCAGGACCATATCCGTCGTTGCAGTCAGACCTTGCTCAACAGCCAGGTGGTTGCTGTTACCGACATCAACCTCACCCAGGCGGCAAAGGTGGTGGCCGATCTGAAGTTGACCGCCGAGGTGTATCCCGACGGCCATGCCTTGATCAGTGCGCCGGACGTGGAGGCGATCCTGGTCACTTCCTGGGGCCCGAGCCACGAAGAGTTCGTACTGGCGGCGATCACGGCCGGTAAACCGGTGTTCTGTGAAAAGCCCCTGGCGGTCACGGCCGAAGGCTGTCGCAAGATCGTCGAAGCCGAAGTCGCCCATGGCAAGCGGCTGGTTCAGGTCGGTTTCATGCGCCCGTACGATGAAGGTTATCGAGCGCTCAAGGCGGTGATCGACAGCGGCCAGATCGGCGAGCCGCTGATGCTGCACTGCGCTCATCGCAATCCGAGCGTGGGGGAGAATTACAAGACCGACATGGCGATCACCGACACCTTGATCCATGAACTGGATGTGTTGCGCTGGCTGCTGGCCGATGACTACGTTTCGGTGCAGGTGGTGTTCCCGCGCAAGACCAGCAAGGCGCTGGCGCACCTGCGCGATCCGCAGATCGTGCTGCTGGAAACCGCCAGGGGCACGCGCATCGATGTGGAGGTGTTCGTCAACTGCCAGTATGGCTACGACATCCAGTGCGAAGTGGTGGGGGAAACCGGCATCGCCAAACTCCCGGAGCCGTCCCAGGTGCAACTGCGCAGTGGCGCCAAGCTGTCCAACGCCATTCTGATGGACTGGAAGGATCGCTTCATTGCGGCTTACGACGTTGAGTTGCAGGCGTTCATCGACGGCGTGCGCGCCGGGCAAGTGGGTGGACCCTCGGCCTGGGACGGCTTCGCCGCGGCAGTGGCGGCGGATGCCTGCGTCGAAGCGCAGCAGAGCGGGCAGATCGTCAAAGTCGAGCTGCCCGAGCGCCCGCGTTTCTACGGTTAA
- a CDS encoding CoA-acylating methylmalonate-semialdehyde dehydrogenase, with amino-acid sequence MSDVPVVGHYISGRVQDSDTVRFSNVFNPATGAVQARVALAEPGTVEAAVASALAAFPGWSEQSSLRRSRVMFKFKELLDRHHDELAQIISREHGKVLSDAHGEVTRGIEIVEYACGAPNLLKTDFSDNIGGGIDNWNLRQPLGVCAGITPFNFPVMVPLWMIPLALVTGNCFILKPSERDPSASLLMARLLTEAGLPDGVFNVVQGDKVAVDALLQHPHIEAISFVGSTPIAEYIHQQGTANGKRVQALGGAKNHMIVMPDADLDQAADALIGAAYGSAGERCMAISIAVAVGDVGDELIAKLLPRIDQLKIGNGQQPGTDMGPLVTAEHKAKVEGFIDAGVAEGARLIVDGRGFKVPGAEDGFFVGATLFDQVTAQMSIYQQEIFGPVLGIVRVADFASAVALINAHEFGNGVSCFTRDGGIARAFARSIKVGMVGINVPIPVPMAWHSFGGWKRSLFGDHHAYGEEGLRFYSRYKSVMQRWPDSIAKGPEFSMPTAQ; translated from the coding sequence ATGAGCGATGTCCCGGTTGTAGGCCATTACATCAGCGGTCGAGTGCAGGACAGCGACACGGTGCGGTTCAGCAACGTCTTCAACCCGGCTACCGGCGCGGTCCAGGCCCGGGTGGCGCTGGCCGAACCGGGCACCGTCGAGGCCGCGGTGGCTTCGGCGCTGGCGGCATTCCCGGGCTGGTCCGAGCAATCGTCCTTGCGCCGTTCGCGGGTGATGTTCAAGTTCAAGGAATTGCTCGACCGCCATCATGACGAACTGGCGCAGATCATCAGTCGCGAGCACGGCAAGGTGCTGTCCGATGCCCATGGCGAAGTCACCCGTGGCATCGAGATCGTCGAGTACGCCTGCGGTGCGCCGAACCTGCTCAAGACCGATTTCAGCGACAACATCGGCGGCGGCATCGACAACTGGAACCTGCGCCAGCCCCTGGGGGTGTGTGCCGGCATCACGCCGTTCAATTTCCCGGTGATGGTGCCGTTGTGGATGATTCCCCTGGCACTGGTCACCGGCAACTGCTTCATCCTCAAGCCTTCGGAGCGCGATCCGTCCGCCAGTTTGCTGATGGCCCGGCTGCTGACGGAAGCCGGCTTGCCCGACGGCGTTTTCAATGTGGTCCAGGGCGACAAAGTGGCGGTAGATGCGCTGTTGCAGCACCCGCACATCGAAGCGATTTCCTTTGTCGGCTCCACGCCGATTGCCGAGTACATCCACCAGCAGGGCACGGCGAACGGCAAGCGTGTACAGGCGCTTGGCGGAGCGAAAAATCACATGATCGTCATGCCCGATGCCGACCTCGACCAGGCGGCGGATGCGCTGATCGGCGCGGCCTACGGCTCGGCCGGCGAACGTTGCATGGCGATTTCCATTGCCGTGGCGGTGGGTGATGTGGGCGATGAACTGATCGCCAAACTGTTGCCTCGCATTGACCAGTTGAAGATCGGCAATGGCCAGCAACCTGGTACCGACATGGGGCCGCTGGTCACCGCTGAGCACAAGGCCAAGGTCGAAGGTTTTATCGACGCGGGCGTGGCCGAAGGCGCTCGGCTGATTGTCGATGGCCGTGGTTTCAAAGTGCCGGGGGCCGAGGACGGTTTCTTTGTCGGGGCGACATTGTTCGACCAGGTCACCGCCCAGATGAGCATCTACCAGCAAGAGATCTTCGGTCCGGTGCTGGGCATCGTCCGCGTGGCGGATTTCGCCAGCGCAGTGGCCTTGATCAATGCTCACGAGTTCGGCAACGGCGTGTCCTGCTTCACCCGTGACGGCGGCATTGCCCGGGCGTTTGCCCGCAGCATCAAGGTCGGCATGGTCGGTATCAACGTGCCGATTCCGGTGCCCATGGCCTGGCATTCCTTTGGCGGCTGGAAGCGCTCGCTGTTTGGCGATCACCATGCCTACGGTGAAGAAGGTTTGCGCTTTTACAGCCGCTACAAAAGCGTGATGCAGCGCTGGCCCGACAGCATTGCCAAGGGTCCCGAGTTCAGCATGCCGACCGCCCAATAA
- a CDS encoding bifunctional 5-dehydro-2-deoxygluconokinase/5-dehydro-2-deoxyphosphogluconate aldolase, with protein MGQTRFASGRQLDVICLGRLGVDLYAQQVGARLEDVASFAKYLGGSSANIAFGTARLGLKSAMLSRVGDDHMGRFLVESLVREGCDVSGIKVDPERLTAMVLLGIKDRETFPLVFYRENCADMALRAEDIDEAFIASSKSLLITGTHFSTEGVYKASTQALDYAEKHNVKRVLDIDYRPVLWGLAGKADGETRFVADQKVSQHVQSILPRFDLIVGTEEEFLIAGGREDLLSALRSVRALTAATLVVKLGPQGCTVIHGAIPSRLEDGALYPGVRVEVLNVLGAGDAFMSGFLTGWLEDASDERCCQLANACGGLVVSRHACAPAMPTRAELDYLFNSPVPITRPDQDVVLQRLHQVSVPRKQWKQLFIFAFDHRWQLVELAHKGGRELSAISELKQLFIQAVERVETDLKRQGIEADVGLLADQRFGQDSLNAATGRDWWVARPVEVQGSRPLAFEHGRSIGSNLIAWPQEQIIKCLVQFHPDDEPLLRLEQEAQLMGLYQASQVSGHELLLEVIPPNDHPSPHPDVLYRALKRLYNLGIFPAWWKIQAQTAEQWKQLDELIQQRDPYCRGVVLLGLNAPAAALAEGFRQASQSTTCRGFAVGRTIFQEPSRAWLAGEIDDETLIRQVQGRFVELIEAWRAARS; from the coding sequence ATGGGCCAGACTCGTTTTGCCAGTGGGCGTCAATTGGATGTGATCTGCCTGGGACGCCTGGGCGTCGACCTCTACGCGCAGCAAGTCGGCGCGCGTCTGGAAGATGTCGCAAGCTTCGCCAAATACCTGGGTGGCTCGTCGGCCAACATCGCCTTTGGCACCGCGCGGTTGGGGCTCAAGTCGGCGATGCTGAGCCGGGTAGGGGACGACCATATGGGTCGCTTCCTGGTGGAGTCCCTGGTTCGCGAGGGCTGCGATGTCAGTGGCATCAAGGTCGACCCTGAACGTCTGACGGCCATGGTCCTGCTGGGTATCAAGGACCGGGAAACCTTTCCCTTGGTGTTCTACCGGGAAAACTGCGCCGACATGGCGCTGCGCGCCGAAGACATTGACGAGGCCTTCATCGCTTCCAGCAAGTCCCTGCTGATTACCGGCACTCATTTCTCTACCGAAGGCGTCTACAAGGCCAGCACTCAGGCACTGGATTACGCCGAGAAGCACAACGTCAAACGCGTGTTGGACATCGACTATCGCCCGGTACTCTGGGGCCTGGCAGGCAAGGCCGATGGCGAGACCCGGTTCGTCGCCGACCAGAAGGTCAGCCAGCACGTGCAGAGCATCCTGCCGCGGTTTGACCTGATCGTCGGCACCGAGGAAGAATTCCTGATCGCCGGTGGCCGCGAAGACCTGTTGAGCGCATTGCGCAGCGTGCGCGCGCTGACGGCGGCGACCCTGGTGGTCAAGCTTGGCCCACAGGGCTGCACGGTGATCCACGGTGCCATCCCGAGCCGCCTTGAAGACGGCGCCCTCTATCCCGGGGTTCGGGTTGAGGTACTGAACGTATTGGGCGCAGGTGATGCCTTCATGTCGGGCTTTCTCACCGGTTGGCTGGAGGACGCCAGCGATGAGCGCTGCTGCCAGTTGGCCAACGCCTGCGGTGGCCTGGTGGTGTCGCGCCACGCCTGTGCTCCTGCGATGCCGACCCGGGCTGAACTCGACTATCTGTTCAATAGCCCGGTACCCATTACCCGGCCGGATCAGGACGTGGTATTGCAACGTCTGCATCAGGTCAGCGTGCCGCGCAAACAGTGGAAACAACTGTTCATTTTTGCCTTCGATCATCGCTGGCAACTGGTGGAGCTGGCCCACAAAGGCGGTCGCGAGCTGAGCGCCATCAGCGAACTCAAACAACTGTTCATCCAGGCCGTGGAGCGGGTCGAAACCGACTTGAAGCGTCAAGGCATCGAGGCTGATGTTGGTTTGCTGGCCGATCAACGTTTCGGCCAGGATTCGCTGAACGCCGCCACCGGACGTGACTGGTGGGTGGCGCGGCCGGTGGAAGTCCAGGGTTCGCGACCACTGGCGTTCGAACACGGGCGCTCCATTGGCAGCAACCTGATCGCCTGGCCACAGGAACAGATCATCAAGTGCCTGGTGCAATTTCACCCCGACGACGAACCGCTGCTGCGCCTGGAGCAGGAGGCGCAGCTAATGGGGTTGTATCAGGCGTCCCAGGTCAGCGGTCACGAACTGCTGCTGGAGGTCATTCCCCCCAACGATCACCCGTCGCCGCACCCGGACGTGCTGTATCGCGCCCTCAAACGCCTCTACAACCTGGGCATCTTCCCGGCATGGTGGAAGATCCAGGCCCAGACAGCGGAGCAGTGGAAACAGCTCGACGAACTGATTCAACAGCGCGACCCGTATTGCCGCGGCGTGGTCCTGCTGGGCCTCAACGCCCCGGCCGCCGCACTGGCCGAAGGCTTTCGCCAGGCCAGTCAGAGCACAACCTGCCGTGGGTTTGCTGTCGGGCGGACGATTTTCCAGGAACCGAGCCGAGCCTGGCTGGCCGGGGAAATCGACGATGAAACGTTGATCCGACAGGTGCAGGGCAGGTTTGTGGAGTTGATCGAGGCGTGGCGTGCTGCGCGAAGTTAA
- a CDS encoding MurR/RpiR family transcriptional regulator, translating into MTRPDLPAPSESASEPALSSPPINAERLLQLITDEYESLPRQLKRIASYMSQQSDRIMVDRISDIARECEVHPSAIVRFSQRFGFSGFSEMQALFREAYTHKTTPVQNYQQRIRSMIANKSQKASGGDLARECVNATLSGIERLGLELDDQAFDKAVDLVVNADNIYVVGVRRSFAVADYLVYNLQHTNKRIHLVSGLGGSYREQMRSVRANDLVIAISFTPYGKETQHCLRIAQHHQAKTLIITDSNLSPLAKRANAVLLVNEGSSFAFRSLSATLCLCQALFIAVAYRLELKVDEIHEQVGFED; encoded by the coding sequence ATGACCCGCCCCGATCTGCCGGCGCCGTCCGAGAGTGCGTCCGAACCCGCCCTTTCAAGCCCACCGATCAATGCCGAGCGTCTGCTGCAACTGATTACCGACGAGTATGAAAGCCTGCCGCGACAGCTCAAACGCATCGCCAGCTACATGAGCCAGCAAAGCGACCGGATCATGGTCGATCGCATCAGCGACATTGCGCGCGAATGCGAAGTGCATCCGTCGGCCATCGTGCGGTTTTCCCAGCGTTTCGGCTTCAGCGGGTTCAGCGAAATGCAGGCCTTGTTTCGCGAGGCCTATACCCACAAGACCACGCCGGTGCAGAACTACCAGCAGCGCATCCGCAGCATGATCGCCAACAAGTCGCAGAAAGCCAGCGGCGGCGACCTGGCGCGCGAATGCGTCAACGCCACCCTCTCGGGCATCGAGCGCCTGGGCCTGGAGCTGGACGATCAAGCCTTCGACAAAGCCGTAGACCTGGTGGTCAACGCCGACAACATCTATGTGGTCGGCGTGCGACGCTCGTTCGCGGTGGCCGATTACCTGGTTTATAACCTGCAACACACCAACAAGCGTATCCATCTGGTGTCCGGCCTGGGGGGCAGTTACCGCGAGCAGATGCGCAGCGTGCGGGCCAACGACCTGGTGATCGCCATCAGCTTTACGCCCTACGGCAAGGAAACCCAGCACTGCCTGCGCATTGCCCAGCATCATCAGGCCAAGACGCTGATCATCACCGACAGCAACCTGTCGCCTCTGGCCAAACGGGCCAATGCGGTGCTGCTGGTGAACGAAGGCAGCTCTTTCGCCTTCCGCTCGTTGAGTGCCACGCTGTGCCTGTGCCAGGCGTTGTTCATCGCCGTGGCTTACCGGCTGGAACTCAAGGTCGATGAGATCCATGAACAGGTCGGGTTCGAGGATTAA
- a CDS encoding glutathione S-transferase has product MKLIGMLDSPYVRRVAISAKCLGVALEHESVSVFRHFEQFQRINPVVKAPTLVLDDGGVLMDSTLIIDYLEALAEPGKSLMPSDIGERLRSLQLIGLALAACEKSVQIYYERNLRPTEIQHAPWVERVEGQLAAAYDMLEQELVKQPLATDGTLDQAGITVAVAWSFTNLVVPDQVQGKSFPSISAFTAYAEGLEAFISTPMV; this is encoded by the coding sequence ATGAAACTGATCGGCATGCTGGACTCGCCCTACGTGCGACGCGTCGCCATTTCCGCCAAGTGCCTGGGGGTTGCCCTGGAGCACGAGTCCGTTTCGGTGTTCAGGCACTTCGAACAGTTCCAGCGCATCAACCCGGTGGTCAAGGCCCCCACCCTGGTGCTCGACGATGGCGGCGTGCTGATGGACTCCACGTTGATCATCGACTACCTGGAAGCCCTGGCCGAGCCGGGTAAAAGCCTGATGCCGAGCGATATCGGAGAACGGCTCAGGTCATTGCAGTTGATCGGCCTGGCATTGGCGGCGTGCGAGAAGTCGGTGCAGATCTACTACGAACGCAACCTGCGGCCGACAGAAATTCAGCACGCGCCCTGGGTCGAACGCGTGGAAGGCCAACTGGCGGCGGCCTATGACATGCTCGAACAGGAACTGGTGAAACAGCCCCTGGCCACCGATGGCACCCTCGATCAGGCGGGCATCACCGTGGCAGTGGCCTGGAGCTTCACCAATCTGGTGGTGCCGGATCAGGTGCAGGGCAAGTCATTTCCGTCGATCAGCGCGTTTACCGCTTATGCCGAAGGGTTGGAGGCGTTTATCAGCACGCCGATGGTATAG
- the iolE gene encoding myo-inosose-2 dehydratase: MPAIRIGINPISWSNDDLPSLGGETPLSTALSEGKEIGYEGFELNGKFPKDAKGVGDVLRPYDLALVSGWYSSRLARRSAAEEIDAIASHVELLAQNGATVLVYGEVADSIQGQRIPLIERPRFHTDEAWQDYAEKLTELARFTLSRGVRLAYHHHMGAYVESPSDIDKLMALTGNEVGLLFDSGHCYMGGGEPLQVLRKHIERICHVHFKDVRKPVVQLARNNLWSFPDCIINGTFTVPGDGDIDFAALLDVLLAADYHGWLVVEAEQDPAVAPSYAYAKKGYDTLRALLQERTLS, encoded by the coding sequence ATGCCCGCTATTCGAATTGGCATCAACCCGATTTCCTGGAGCAACGACGACCTGCCATCGTTGGGTGGCGAGACGCCGTTGAGTACGGCGCTGAGCGAAGGCAAGGAAATCGGTTATGAAGGTTTCGAACTCAACGGCAAGTTTCCCAAGGATGCCAAGGGCGTTGGCGATGTGCTGCGGCCCTATGACCTGGCGCTGGTCTCCGGCTGGTATTCCAGTCGTCTGGCCCGGCGCTCGGCGGCCGAAGAAATCGACGCCATCGCCAGCCATGTCGAGTTGCTGGCGCAAAACGGTGCGACGGTGCTGGTGTACGGTGAGGTGGCCGATTCCATTCAGGGCCAGCGCATCCCACTGATCGAGCGGCCGCGTTTTCACACGGACGAAGCCTGGCAAGACTACGCCGAAAAACTCACCGAACTGGCGCGCTTCACCCTGTCCCGGGGTGTGCGCCTGGCGTATCACCATCATATGGGCGCCTATGTCGAGTCGCCTTCGGACATCGACAAACTGATGGCCCTGACCGGCAACGAAGTCGGCCTGCTGTTCGACTCGGGCCACTGCTACATGGGCGGAGGCGAACCCTTGCAGGTGTTGCGCAAGCACATCGAGCGCATTTGCCATGTGCATTTCAAGGACGTGCGCAAGCCTGTGGTGCAACTGGCGCGCAACAACCTCTGGAGTTTCCCCGACTGCATCATCAACGGCACCTTCACCGTACCGGGTGACGGTGACATCGACTTTGCCGCGTTGCTGGACGTCCTGCTGGCCGCCGACTATCACGGCTGGCTGGTCGTAGAAGCCGAACAGGATCCGGCCGTGGCACCGAGTTATGCCTACGCCAAGAAAGGCTACGACACCCTGCGCGCCTTGCTGCAAGAGAGGACTTTGTCATGA
- the iolB gene encoding 5-deoxy-glucuronate isomerase has product MSLLIKSQPSGQTMVQLPAGELEYVGFAAYRLSLGEKLPVAAADKELCLVLLCGRISLKGEAPGQGSFDWDNLGDRQSVFEDKSPYAVYLPPGSQAQVAALSDVQLAVCAAPGGDQNNYGPRLIRPDSMKRSVRGKGANTRYVCDILPDSEPAHSLLVVEVRTPSGHSSSYPPHKHDTDDLPHQSFLEETYYHQVNPSQGFVFQRVYTDDRSIDQAMAVENSDLVVVPKGYHPVSVPYGYESYYLNVMAGPKRVWQFHNDPQHSWLLDL; this is encoded by the coding sequence ATGAGCCTGTTGATCAAAAGCCAGCCAAGCGGCCAGACCATGGTCCAGCTACCCGCCGGCGAACTGGAGTATGTCGGGTTTGCCGCCTACCGCTTGAGTCTGGGTGAAAAGCTGCCGGTGGCTGCCGCCGACAAGGAACTGTGCCTGGTCTTGCTCTGCGGGCGAATCAGCCTCAAGGGTGAAGCGCCGGGGCAGGGCAGCTTCGACTGGGACAACCTGGGTGATCGTCAATCGGTGTTCGAGGACAAATCGCCCTACGCCGTGTACCTGCCGCCCGGCAGCCAGGCCCAGGTGGCCGCCCTGAGCGACGTGCAACTGGCCGTGTGTGCCGCGCCGGGCGGCGACCAGAACAACTATGGCCCGCGGTTGATCCGTCCCGACAGCATGAAGCGCAGCGTGCGCGGCAAGGGCGCCAACACTCGCTATGTCTGCGACATCCTGCCCGACAGTGAGCCGGCCCACTCGCTGCTGGTGGTGGAGGTGCGCACGCCGTCGGGGCATTCATCGAGCTACCCGCCCCACAAACACGACACTGATGACCTGCCGCACCAGAGCTTCCTGGAAGAAACCTATTACCACCAGGTCAACCCGTCCCAAGGGTTCGTGTTCCAGCGGGTCTACACCGATGACCGCAGCATCGACCAGGCCATGGCCGTGGAAAACAGCGACCTGGTGGTGGTGCCCAAGGGTTACCACCCGGTCAGCGTGCCCTACGGGTACGAGTCGTATTACCTGAACGTCATGGCCGGCCCGAAACGGGTCTGGCAGTTCCATAACGATCCGCAGCACAGTTGGCTGCTCGATCTCTGA
- the iolD gene encoding 3D-(3,5/4)-trihydroxycyclohexane-1,2-dione acylhydrolase (decyclizing), which produces MTTTRLTMAQALVKFLDNQYIEVDGVQSKFVAGVFTIFGHGNVLGLGQALEQDSGDLVVHQGRNEQGMAHAAIGFAKQHLRRKIYACTSSVGPGAANMLTAAATATANRIPLLLLPGDVYASRQPDPVLQQIEQFHDLSISTNDAFKAVSKYWDRINRPEQLMSAAIHAMRVLTDPAETGAVTLALPQDVQAEAYDYPDYFLQKRVHRIDRRPATEAMLGDALALLKGKRQPLIICGGGVKYAGANAALQAFAERFAIPFAETQAGKSAVVSSHPLNVGGVGETGCLAANLLAKEADLIIGIGTRYSDFTTASKWLFQHPDVQFLNLNISPCDALKLDGVQLLADARSGLEALSAAMGDYRAEWGGQIADAKAQLDAEVDRIYQADFQAQDFVPEINDHMDPAVFREFIELTGSCLTQSRVLGTLNETLADEAIIVAAAGSLPGDLQRSWRSKGVNTYHVEYGYSCMGYEVNAALGVKLAEPDKEVYALVGDGSYMMLHSELATSIQERRKINVVLLDNMTFGCINNLQMEHGMDSFGTEFRFRNPDTGKLDGGFVPVDFAMSAAAYGCKTYKVKTLDELHAALADARLQTVSTLIDIKVLPKTMIHKYLSWWRVGVAQVSTSARTDAVARTLNERLAKARQY; this is translated from the coding sequence ATGACCACAACACGACTGACCATGGCCCAGGCCCTGGTGAAATTCCTCGATAACCAGTACATCGAGGTCGATGGCGTTCAAAGCAAATTTGTCGCCGGGGTCTTTACCATTTTTGGCCACGGCAATGTGCTGGGCCTGGGCCAGGCGCTGGAGCAGGACAGCGGCGACCTGGTGGTCCATCAGGGCCGCAACGAGCAGGGCATGGCCCACGCTGCCATCGGTTTCGCCAAGCAGCATCTGCGCCGCAAGATCTACGCCTGTACGTCGTCGGTCGGCCCTGGCGCGGCGAACATGCTGACCGCCGCCGCCACTGCGACCGCCAATCGCATCCCGTTACTGCTGTTGCCCGGCGACGTCTACGCCAGCCGCCAACCGGACCCGGTGCTGCAGCAGATCGAGCAGTTCCATGACCTGAGCATCAGCACCAACGATGCGTTCAAGGCCGTGAGCAAATACTGGGATCGCATCAACCGCCCTGAGCAACTGATGAGCGCCGCTATCCACGCCATGCGCGTGCTCACCGATCCGGCCGAGACCGGCGCGGTGACCCTGGCGCTGCCCCAGGATGTGCAGGCCGAAGCTTACGATTACCCCGATTACTTTCTGCAAAAGCGCGTTCACCGCATCGACCGCCGCCCGGCCACCGAAGCGATGCTCGGCGATGCCCTGGCACTGCTCAAGGGCAAGCGCCAGCCGTTGATCATCTGCGGCGGCGGGGTGAAATACGCCGGCGCCAACGCAGCGTTGCAGGCGTTTGCCGAGCGCTTCGCAATCCCCTTCGCCGAGACCCAGGCCGGCAAGAGCGCGGTGGTGTCCAGCCATCCGCTGAATGTCGGTGGCGTCGGCGAAACCGGTTGCCTGGCGGCGAACCTGCTGGCCAAGGAAGCAGACCTGATTATCGGGATTGGCACCCGCTACAGCGATTTCACCACCGCGTCCAAATGGCTGTTCCAGCATCCGGATGTGCAGTTTCTTAACCTCAACATCAGCCCGTGCGACGCCTTGAAGCTCGACGGCGTGCAATTGCTGGCCGACGCGCGCTCCGGTCTGGAGGCTTTGTCCGCTGCGATGGGTGACTATCGTGCCGAATGGGGCGGGCAGATCGCCGATGCCAAAGCCCAACTGGATGCCGAAGTGGACCGGATCTATCAGGCTGACTTCCAGGCCCAGGATTTCGTCCCTGAAATCAACGATCACATGGACCCGGCCGTATTTCGCGAATTCATCGAACTCACCGGCTCCTGCCTGACCCAGAGCCGGGTACTGGGCACCCTCAACGAGACCCTGGCGGATGAGGCGATTATCGTCGCCGCTGCCGGCAGCCTGCCCGGCGACTTGCAGCGCAGTTGGCGCAGCAAGGGCGTGAACACCTATCACGTCGAGTACGGTTATTCGTGCATGGGCTACGAGGTGAACGCGGCGCTGGGCGTGAAGCTGGCCGAGCCCGACAAAGAGGTCTATGCCCTGGTGGGTGACGGCTCTTACATGATGCTGCATTCGGAGCTGGCGACCTCGATCCAGGAGCGCCGCAAGATCAATGTGGTGCTGCTGGACAACATGACGTTCGGTTGCATCAACAACCTGCAAATGGAACACGGCATGGACAGCTTCGGCACCGAGTTCCGCTTCCGCAACCCGGACACCGGCAAGCTCGATGGCGGCTTCGTGCCGGTGGACTTCGCCATGAGTGCGGCAGCCTATGGCTGCAAGACCTACAAGGTGAAGACCCTCGACGAACTGCACGCGGCCCTGGCCGATGCGCGGTTGCAAACGGTCTCGACACTGATCGATATCAAGGTTCTGCCCAAGACCATGATCCACAAGTACCTGTCGTGGTGGCGGGTCGGCGTCGCGCAAGTTTCCACCAGTGCCCGCACCGATGCGGTCGCCAGGACCCTTAACGAACGACTGGCCAAGGCCCGTCAATACTGA
- a CDS encoding TIM barrel protein, with amino-acid sequence MNKPLRFALNRMVAPRLSLPDFIDLALALKTDAIEIRNDLQGVEIENGMPPAQVRELCEERGITVLSINALYPFDVWNEERRAQAVRLADYARECGAEGLVMCPLNDRADPRSEAERAAGLRTALSELAPILRAFGIYGFIEPLGFEECSLRRKRTAVEAIKATGGLDVFRLVHDTFHHHLAGEQEFFPELTGLVHISGVEDAQAPLTTIRDGHRVLVGEADILGNAAQIEALRAGGYEGYLSFEPFAQSIHELADIRQALGASMNHLQNPQA; translated from the coding sequence ATGAACAAACCCCTGCGTTTTGCCCTGAACCGAATGGTTGCCCCGCGCCTGTCACTGCCTGATTTCATTGACCTGGCGCTGGCCTTGAAAACCGATGCCATCGAGATTCGCAACGACCTGCAAGGAGTCGAGATCGAAAACGGCATGCCGCCCGCACAGGTGCGTGAGTTGTGCGAGGAACGGGGTATCACGGTGTTGTCGATCAACGCGCTGTATCCCTTCGACGTGTGGAACGAGGAGCGCCGTGCCCAGGCCGTGCGGCTGGCGGACTATGCTCGCGAATGCGGCGCCGAGGGACTGGTGATGTGCCCGCTCAACGATCGCGCCGACCCGCGCAGCGAGGCAGAACGCGCCGCGGGATTGCGCACGGCCCTCAGTGAGCTGGCGCCGATCCTGCGGGCGTTCGGCATCTACGGTTTCATCGAACCGTTGGGTTTCGAGGAATGTTCGCTGCGGCGCAAGCGCACGGCAGTGGAAGCGATCAAGGCGACTGGCGGGCTGGATGTGTTCCGGCTGGTGCATGACACCTTTCATCATCACCTGGCCGGTGAGCAGGAATTTTTTCCCGAGCTGACCGGGCTGGTACACATCTCCGGTGTCGAGGATGCCCAGGCACCCTTGACGACCATCCGCGACGGCCACCGCGTGCTGGTGGGCGAGGCCGACATCCTGGGCAATGCCGCGCAGATCGAGGCGTTGCGGGCCGGTGGTTACGAGGGCTACCTGTCCTTCGAACCATTTGCCCAGAGCATTCATGAACTGGCTGACATTCGCCAGGCATTGGGGGCGAGTATGAACCACTTGCAAAACCCCCAGGCCTGA